A single Micromonospora luteifusca DNA region contains:
- a CDS encoding immune inhibitor A domain-containing protein, translated as MGLLGLSLTATGLAFAPSASAAPQPKLPTAAPSVAEPAHADHDLPNPLEDKRRALRQEGLSGVLSGKAKAEKINGSTVVKVGKTQADRATARTTGAGTAQTEDQYVELSREQTDKIFVILAEFGNERHPDYPDKNIDPNTAGPTKFDGPLHNEIPAPNRAVDNSTVWQPDFNADHYRQLYFGTKPGDESLKQYYEAQSSGRYSVEGEVTDWVKVKYNEARYGRSDDPIPDPDPNEPADPRDDPAVCDSNVCSNTWDLVRDAANQWVADQRTAGRTDAEIAADVKSMDEYDRYDYNGNGNFNEPDGYIDHFQIVHSGGDQADGDPIQGEDSIWSHRWYAYASDQGNTGPDTFPGGGTEIGDTGVWIGDYTIQPENGGRSVFYHEYGHDLGLPDDYNVVNGGDNNNEHWTLMAQSRLGAKNDPAIGDRGGDLGAWNKLQLGWLDHDTIGPNEKRTVKLGPQEYNSPEAQAAVVNLPPRDYTFSNGAPFEGSKQFFSGNEDNLNSTMTRTLDLTGKSSAALTMKGRYNIEAGFDYLFFEASLDGGKTWATLPGTVGGNPLKEISPGRFALDGSSAGKWVDVNIPMNAAAGKVVQFRLRYQTDGGLSRGGFYGDAITVTADGQTVFTDGAESGANGWTFAGKFEIAAATYTKKFANYYIAGTRSYTSYDKYLKTGPYYFGYGNTRPDYVDHYAYQEGLLISYWNTRWADNDTFEHPGEGRNMIIDAHPRPLYNLTGDPWRSRVQVYDAPFSLKKADSFTLHIDGQPQYVRGQAAQPLFDDTKKYWYEELPNHGVKLPATGRKIEVKSQDGIYTNVRFF; from the coding sequence GTGGGTCTGCTCGGGCTCTCACTGACGGCGACGGGCCTGGCATTCGCACCGTCCGCCAGTGCCGCACCGCAGCCCAAGTTGCCGACAGCCGCTCCGTCGGTCGCCGAGCCCGCCCATGCGGACCACGATCTGCCGAACCCGCTGGAGGACAAGCGGCGCGCGCTGCGCCAGGAGGGCCTCAGCGGGGTCCTGTCCGGCAAGGCCAAGGCAGAGAAGATCAACGGCAGCACGGTCGTCAAGGTCGGCAAGACCCAGGCCGACAGGGCCACCGCCCGCACGACCGGGGCGGGCACGGCCCAGACCGAGGATCAGTACGTCGAACTCTCCCGCGAGCAGACCGACAAGATCTTCGTGATCCTCGCCGAGTTCGGCAACGAGCGGCACCCGGACTACCCGGACAAGAACATCGACCCCAACACGGCGGGGCCGACCAAGTTCGACGGCCCGCTGCACAACGAGATCCCGGCACCCAACCGGGCCGTGGACAACTCCACCGTCTGGCAGCCGGACTTCAACGCGGACCACTACCGGCAGCTCTACTTCGGCACCAAGCCCGGTGACGAGTCGCTGAAGCAGTACTACGAGGCCCAGTCGTCGGGTCGCTACAGCGTCGAGGGCGAGGTCACCGACTGGGTCAAGGTCAAGTACAACGAGGCCCGGTACGGCCGTTCCGACGACCCGATCCCGGACCCGGACCCGAACGAGCCGGCGGATCCCCGCGACGACCCGGCGGTCTGCGACAGCAACGTCTGCAGCAACACGTGGGACCTGGTCCGCGACGCCGCCAACCAGTGGGTCGCCGACCAGAGGACCGCGGGCCGCACCGACGCCGAGATCGCCGCCGACGTCAAGTCGATGGACGAGTACGACCGGTACGACTACAACGGCAACGGCAACTTCAACGAGCCGGACGGCTACATCGACCACTTCCAGATCGTCCACTCCGGCGGCGACCAGGCCGACGGTGACCCGATCCAGGGTGAGGACTCCATCTGGAGCCACCGTTGGTACGCGTACGCGTCCGACCAGGGCAACACCGGGCCGGACACCTTCCCCGGCGGCGGCACCGAGATCGGCGACACCGGGGTCTGGATCGGCGACTACACGATCCAGCCGGAGAACGGTGGCCGCAGCGTCTTCTACCACGAGTACGGTCACGACCTCGGCCTGCCGGACGACTACAACGTCGTCAACGGTGGGGACAACAACAACGAGCACTGGACCCTGATGGCCCAGAGCCGGCTGGGTGCCAAGAACGACCCGGCCATCGGTGACCGCGGTGGCGACCTCGGCGCGTGGAACAAGCTCCAGCTCGGCTGGCTCGACCACGACACGATCGGGCCGAACGAGAAGCGCACCGTGAAGCTCGGCCCGCAGGAGTACAACTCGCCGGAGGCGCAGGCCGCGGTGGTCAACCTTCCGCCGCGTGATTACACCTTCTCGAACGGCGCGCCGTTCGAGGGCAGCAAGCAGTTCTTCTCGGGCAACGAGGACAACTTGAACAGCACGATGACCCGGACGCTCGACCTGACCGGGAAGTCGTCGGCCGCCCTGACCATGAAGGGCCGCTACAACATCGAGGCCGGGTTCGACTACCTGTTCTTCGAGGCATCGCTCGACGGCGGCAAGACCTGGGCGACCCTGCCCGGCACCGTCGGCGGCAACCCGCTGAAGGAGATCTCCCCCGGGCGCTTCGCCCTGGACGGCAGCAGCGCCGGCAAGTGGGTCGACGTCAACATCCCGATGAACGCGGCGGCGGGCAAGGTCGTGCAGTTCCGGCTGCGCTACCAGACCGACGGCGGCCTGTCCCGGGGCGGCTTCTACGGTGACGCCATCACCGTCACCGCCGACGGTCAGACCGTGTTCACCGACGGCGCCGAGTCGGGTGCCAACGGCTGGACGTTCGCCGGGAAGTTCGAAATCGCGGCGGCCACCTACACCAAGAAGTTCGCGAACTACTACATCGCCGGTACCCGGTCGTACACCTCGTACGACAAGTACCTGAAGACCGGCCCGTACTACTTCGGCTACGGAAACACCCGCCCGGACTACGTGGACCACTACGCGTACCAGGAGGGTCTGCTGATCTCCTACTGGAACACCCGGTGGGCGGACAACGACACGTTCGAGCACCCGGGCGAGGGTCGAAACATGATCATCGACGCGCACCCGCGGCCGCTCTACAACCTGACCGGTGACCCCTGGCGGTCCCGCGTCCAGGTCTACGACGCGCCGTTCAGTCTGAAGAAGGCGGACTCGTTCACGCTGCACATCGACGGCCAGCCGCAGTACGTCCGCGGCCAGGCTGCGCAGCCGCTGTTCGACGACACCAAGAAGTACTGGTACGAGGAGCTGCCGAACCACGGCGTCAAGCTCCCCGCCACCGGCAGGAAGATCGAGGTCAAGTCGCAGGACGGCATCTACACCAACGTCCGCTTCTTCTGA
- a CDS encoding immune inhibitor A domain-containing protein → MRRRVTAGLATATAALLAAGVMATPASGAPAANPTPSSNKAKHGRDNLPDPKADQQREIRKQAIADLLSGKAKLETRNGSKVIKIKDRFVEYQQPPKVDPIFTMLVNFGDKTDPRTGGAAGPVVGQIQEPDRNWDGGATDDNSTSWSSNYDRQHYLDMFYGSGGESMRDFYLKQSGGRYTVGGDVSDWVTVPFNEARYGSNAIPESDGSWNFVKDSATSWYDSQIGLGKTPEQIKQYLSQFDIWDRYDFDGDGDFNEPDGYIDHFQAVHAGEGEEAGGGAEGEDAIWSHRWGAFTDLAGKAGPAGNLAGGVQIGDTGLWIRDYTTEPENGGLGVFAHEYGHDLGLPDLYDTVGGDNGVGFWSLMSSGSWLSRGKDDIGTTPGYMDPWSKLFLGWLNHSTVEYGKGTSQVTLGPAGDSDGPKAQAVVVNLPPQEQTSTYNTPFGGSNEWWGGSADNLNNSLTRQLDLTGASSASINAKAWYDTEEDYDFFYAEVSTDNGATWTSLSSPLNDVGETGLDGSSGGKWVDLNYDLAAYAGKVIQLHYRYQSDGGKHLAGVFLDNISLVKNGTAAWTDDAETLAAEWTAKGFTRMGGSVTASYPRFYIAENRTYVGYDDALRTGGYNYGFTNTRPNWVERYANQPGMLVWYVNYAYGDNNTSEHPGYGLDLPVDVRPGAITVKGQGTITNRRSGFDATFSRYDKPAQTFHLNGVPVTLPKLKANPVFDDSAVDRYWTAGNEQNSVKVAGSGTRIEIVKQGKKPTDDMVVQIRN, encoded by the coding sequence TTGAGGCGACGAGTCACAGCCGGTCTGGCCACCGCCACGGCCGCGCTGCTGGCAGCGGGAGTCATGGCGACGCCAGCTTCCGGCGCCCCGGCGGCAAACCCGACCCCCTCATCCAACAAGGCGAAGCACGGCCGGGACAACCTCCCCGACCCGAAGGCGGATCAGCAGCGGGAGATCCGCAAGCAGGCCATCGCCGACCTGCTCTCCGGCAAGGCCAAGCTGGAAACCCGCAACGGCTCGAAGGTCATCAAGATCAAGGACCGGTTCGTCGAGTACCAGCAGCCGCCGAAGGTCGACCCGATCTTCACCATGCTGGTGAACTTCGGCGACAAGACCGACCCGCGCACCGGCGGGGCAGCCGGCCCGGTGGTCGGCCAGATCCAGGAGCCGGACCGGAACTGGGACGGCGGCGCGACCGACGACAACAGCACCTCGTGGTCGTCGAACTACGACCGTCAGCACTACCTGGACATGTTCTACGGTAGTGGCGGCGAGTCGATGCGGGACTTCTACCTGAAGCAGTCCGGCGGCCGCTACACCGTCGGTGGCGATGTCAGCGACTGGGTCACCGTGCCGTTCAACGAGGCGCGGTACGGCAGCAACGCCATCCCGGAGAGCGACGGCTCCTGGAACTTCGTCAAGGACAGCGCCACGTCCTGGTACGACTCCCAGATCGGACTGGGCAAGACCCCGGAGCAGATCAAGCAGTACCTCTCCCAGTTCGACATCTGGGACAGGTACGACTTCGACGGCGACGGCGACTTCAACGAGCCCGACGGCTACATCGACCACTTCCAGGCGGTGCACGCCGGTGAGGGCGAGGAGGCCGGCGGTGGCGCCGAGGGCGAGGACGCCATCTGGTCGCACCGCTGGGGTGCCTTCACCGACCTGGCGGGCAAGGCCGGGCCGGCCGGCAACCTGGCTGGTGGAGTGCAGATCGGCGACACCGGCCTCTGGATCCGCGACTACACCACGGAGCCGGAGAACGGCGGCCTGGGCGTGTTCGCCCACGAGTACGGCCACGACCTCGGCCTGCCGGACCTGTACGACACGGTCGGCGGCGACAACGGCGTGGGGTTCTGGAGCCTGATGTCCTCCGGTTCGTGGCTGAGCCGCGGCAAGGACGACATCGGGACGACCCCGGGCTACATGGACCCGTGGTCGAAGCTCTTCCTCGGTTGGCTGAACCACTCCACGGTGGAGTACGGCAAGGGCACCTCCCAGGTGACGCTCGGGCCGGCCGGTGACAGCGATGGGCCGAAGGCCCAGGCGGTCGTCGTCAATCTGCCGCCGCAGGAGCAGACCAGCACCTACAACACGCCGTTCGGTGGATCGAACGAGTGGTGGGGCGGCAGCGCGGACAACCTGAACAACAGCCTGACCCGCCAACTCGACCTGACCGGCGCCAGCTCGGCCTCGATCAACGCCAAGGCCTGGTACGACACCGAGGAAGACTACGACTTCTTCTACGCCGAGGTGTCGACCGACAACGGTGCCACCTGGACGTCGCTGAGCAGCCCGCTCAACGACGTCGGGGAGACCGGCCTCGACGGGTCGTCGGGCGGCAAGTGGGTGGACCTGAACTACGACCTCGCGGCGTACGCCGGAAAGGTCATCCAGTTGCACTACCGCTACCAGAGCGACGGCGGCAAGCACCTGGCGGGCGTGTTCCTGGACAACATTTCGCTGGTCAAGAACGGCACGGCGGCGTGGACCGACGACGCCGAGACGCTGGCTGCCGAGTGGACCGCCAAGGGCTTCACCCGGATGGGCGGCTCGGTGACCGCCTCGTACCCCCGCTTCTACATCGCGGAGAACCGGACCTACGTCGGGTACGACGACGCCCTGCGGACCGGTGGGTACAACTACGGCTTCACCAACACCCGGCCGAACTGGGTGGAGCGGTACGCGAACCAGCCCGGCATGCTGGTCTGGTACGTGAACTACGCCTACGGCGACAACAACACCTCGGAGCACCCGGGGTACGGCCTGGACCTGCCGGTCGACGTCCGCCCGGGCGCGATCACGGTCAAGGGCCAGGGCACCATCACCAACCGCCGTAGCGGCTTCGACGCGACGTTCAGCCGCTACGACAAGCCCGCCCAGACCTTCCACCTCAACGGGGTGCCGGTCACCCTGCCGAAGTTGAAGGCCAACCCGGTCTTCGACGACAGCGCGGTGGACCGCTACTGGACGGCCGGCAACGAGCAGAACTCGGTGAAGGTGGCGGGCAGCGGCACCCGGATCGAGATCGTCAAGCAGGGCAAGAAGCCGACCGATGACATGGTCGTGCAGATCAGGAACTGA
- a CDS encoding immune inhibitor A domain-containing protein encodes MNRNSHPGSRRRLLVALPVIALAATSLTVTGSAAAQSSSSTPRAVIGADEYYINYAEPEVQPDTTGREVKGKGGVYTPAAASARAFDQKHARGNPVTARQLAKDEATSLKTGKNPRQFKKAPTTQTAKLLTLLVEFNDTANDDFTGVMVPKTVFEDRTCVPGTVQNGPKHNNIPNPATLGYEDNNSMWVPDFSPTHYNKMLYTKEGITERVRKDLKGPDNKKGIDLSGRTMHNMYLEMSKNAYTVAGQASPWITVPHSEGWYAANRCFQDETGAWVPGREQSMNGHPDNPAGAGRLATDAIDSLAAKDPSFPWADYDIEDQADRDGDGNLFEPDGVIDHLVLVHAGQGKSRGGGAEGVYAVWAHSSTVAGGYSIPGTNLKVSNYIVQPEDAGVGVFAHEFGHDLGLPDLYDTSGNADSDVDFWDLMASGSHSGEIFQALPTHMGIWDKWVLGWADPLAIRPGSNPREVKLGQTSRTPIDAEDGIKVDLPDKVTTLATPHSGTKMWHSNNDQEWADVTLSRSVDVPAAADSKFWMWNNYIIEEDWDYGFVELSTDGGTTWTEQKVYDEAGTVVTTPDGYADPNGRMNDFGGKKYGLTGSTDGWRHDYVDLSAYAGTTVQLRLRQATDEAFQERNWFADDFSVTGGGATTWSDDVEGGANGWTATVGTFVDTTGGGWKVSSGTEVHAQYYLAEWRNFDGFDKGLQYAYDTIYSHEAWKVDRISYNAPGMLVWYRDTALGDVNHVTGQMTALPSYGAKGGLLIVDSHFDPLRRTGAAATKDPSVTDNLPSRPQSANAAFTLQKTYPFTECLEAAGEPYSAYCTKFKAQPAVKSFTDAKGWYPGIEMRDGAPYARDNDASVVLPSRNNAPYTTRVTHPDGSPAPEFYGVTLSGGAIVLGTGNPGDQGVNYGVSLTIKKAARDNSSATIFVTPAKK; translated from the coding sequence ATGAACAGAAACTCCCATCCGGGGTCGCGCCGACGACTACTCGTCGCGCTGCCCGTCATCGCCCTCGCGGCCACGTCACTGACCGTGACTGGCAGCGCGGCCGCCCAGTCGTCGTCCAGCACCCCCCGGGCGGTGATCGGCGCCGATGAGTACTACATCAACTACGCCGAGCCCGAGGTGCAGCCGGACACCACCGGCCGTGAGGTCAAGGGCAAGGGTGGCGTCTACACCCCTGCCGCGGCGTCCGCGCGCGCGTTCGACCAGAAGCACGCCCGGGGCAACCCGGTCACCGCGCGGCAGCTGGCCAAGGACGAAGCCACGTCGCTGAAGACGGGCAAGAACCCCCGCCAGTTCAAGAAGGCGCCGACCACCCAGACGGCGAAGCTGCTCACGCTGCTGGTGGAGTTCAACGACACGGCGAACGACGACTTCACCGGGGTGATGGTCCCCAAGACGGTGTTCGAGGACCGGACCTGCGTCCCCGGCACGGTGCAGAACGGCCCGAAGCACAACAACATCCCGAACCCGGCGACCCTCGGGTACGAGGACAACAACTCGATGTGGGTGCCGGACTTCTCGCCGACGCACTACAACAAGATGCTCTACACCAAGGAGGGCATCACCGAGCGGGTCCGCAAGGACCTGAAGGGCCCGGACAACAAGAAGGGCATCGACCTGTCCGGGCGCACCATGCACAACATGTACCTGGAGATGTCGAAGAACGCGTACACGGTCGCCGGGCAGGCCAGCCCGTGGATCACCGTGCCGCACTCGGAGGGCTGGTACGCGGCCAACCGCTGCTTCCAGGACGAGACCGGCGCCTGGGTGCCCGGCCGTGAGCAGTCGATGAACGGCCACCCGGACAACCCGGCCGGCGCCGGCCGCCTGGCGACCGACGCGATCGACTCGCTCGCCGCGAAGGACCCGAGCTTCCCCTGGGCCGACTACGACATCGAGGACCAGGCCGACCGGGACGGCGACGGCAACCTCTTCGAGCCGGACGGCGTGATCGACCACCTCGTGCTGGTGCACGCCGGCCAGGGCAAGTCCCGTGGCGGCGGCGCCGAGGGCGTGTACGCCGTGTGGGCGCACTCCTCCACCGTCGCCGGTGGCTACAGCATCCCGGGCACCAACCTCAAGGTGTCGAACTACATCGTGCAGCCGGAGGACGCCGGTGTCGGTGTCTTCGCCCACGAGTTCGGTCACGACCTGGGCCTGCCGGACCTCTACGACACGTCCGGCAACGCCGACTCCGACGTGGACTTCTGGGACCTGATGGCCTCGGGCTCGCACTCCGGGGAGATCTTCCAGGCGCTGCCGACGCACATGGGCATCTGGGACAAGTGGGTGCTCGGTTGGGCCGACCCGCTGGCCATCCGCCCCGGGTCGAACCCCCGCGAGGTGAAGCTCGGGCAGACGTCGCGGACGCCGATCGACGCCGAGGACGGCATCAAGGTCGACCTGCCGGACAAGGTGACGACGCTGGCCACGCCGCACAGCGGCACGAAGATGTGGCACAGCAACAACGACCAGGAGTGGGCTGACGTCACGCTGAGCCGCTCGGTCGACGTGCCGGCCGCAGCCGACTCGAAGTTCTGGATGTGGAACAACTACATCATCGAGGAGGACTGGGACTACGGCTTCGTCGAGCTCTCGACGGACGGCGGGACGACCTGGACCGAGCAGAAGGTGTACGACGAGGCCGGCACCGTGGTCACCACGCCGGACGGCTACGCCGACCCGAACGGCCGGATGAACGACTTCGGCGGCAAGAAGTACGGCCTGACCGGCAGCACCGACGGCTGGCGGCACGACTACGTCGACCTGTCGGCGTACGCGGGCACGACCGTGCAGCTGCGGCTGCGCCAGGCCACCGATGAGGCGTTCCAGGAGCGCAACTGGTTCGCCGACGACTTCTCGGTCACCGGCGGCGGTGCCACCACCTGGAGTGACGACGTCGAGGGCGGCGCCAACGGCTGGACGGCCACCGTGGGCACGTTCGTGGACACCACCGGCGGGGGCTGGAAAGTCTCCTCCGGCACCGAGGTCCACGCTCAGTACTACCTGGCGGAGTGGCGCAACTTCGACGGCTTCGACAAGGGCCTGCAGTACGCCTACGACACGATCTACTCGCACGAGGCGTGGAAGGTCGACCGGATCTCGTACAACGCGCCGGGCATGCTGGTCTGGTACCGGGACACCGCGCTCGGCGACGTCAACCACGTCACCGGGCAGATGACCGCGCTGCCCAGCTACGGCGCGAAGGGCGGGCTGCTCATCGTCGACTCGCACTTCGACCCGCTCCGGCGCACCGGTGCGGCGGCCACGAAGGACCCGTCGGTGACGGACAACCTGCCCAGCCGTCCGCAGTCGGCCAACGCGGCATTCACGCTGCAGAAGACGTACCCCTTCACCGAGTGCCTGGAGGCGGCGGGCGAGCCGTACAGCGCTTACTGCACCAAGTTCAAGGCGCAGCCGGCGGTGAAGTCGTTCACTGACGCCAAGGGCTGGTACCCGGGCATCGAGATGCGCGACGGCGCTCCCTACGCCCGGGACAACGACGCGTCGGTGGTCCTGCCGTCGCGGAACAACGCGCCGTACACCACCCGGGTCACCCACCCGGACGGCAGCCCCGCGCCGGAGTTCTACGGCGTGACCCTGAGCGGTGGCGCGATCGTCCTGGGCACCGGTAACCCCGGTGACCAGGGTGTGAACTACGGCGTCTCGCTCACCATCAAGAAGGCGGCGCGGGACAACTCGTCCGCCACGATCTTCGTCACCCCGGCGAAGAAGTGA
- the acs gene encoding acetate--CoA ligase, with the protein MSEALANLLSETRQFPPPAELAAHANVTVDAYAEAEADRLAFWAKQADRLAWSKKWDEVLDWSNPPFAKWFVGGQLNVAYNCLDRHVEAGRGDKVAIHWEGEPGDTRTITYADLHELTCRAANALTDLGVTAGDRVAIYLPMIPEAAVAMLACARIGAAHSVVFGGFSADSLSNRIQDASAKVVITADGGYRRGKPSALKPTVDEAVANCPSVDHVLVVRRTGQEVAWSEKDLWWHETVETASAEHTAQPFDAEHPLFILYTSGTTARPKGILHTTGGYLTQTSYTANAVFDLKPETDVYWCTADIGWVTGHSYIVYGPLSNGVTQVMYEGTPDTPHRGRFWDIVEKYRVSILYTAPTLIRTMMKWGEDIPAGHDLSSLRLLGSVGEPINPEAWMWYREHIGGGALPVVDTWWQTETGSIMISPLPGVTAAKPGSAMTPLPGIVADVVDDQGQSVPNGGGGYLVLREPWPSMLRTIWGDDERFIDTYWSRFEGMYFAGDGAKKDDDGHIWLLGRVDDVMLVSGHNISTTEVESALVSHPSVAEAAVVGATDPTTGQAIVAFAIPRGSTDIAGEAGEQLIADLRNHVSKTLGPIAKPRQIMLVPELPKTRSGKIMRRLLRDVAEHRSLGDVTTLQDSSVMDLISSGMTGAKSDED; encoded by the coding sequence ATGAGCGAGGCATTGGCCAATCTGCTGAGTGAGACGCGCCAGTTCCCGCCGCCGGCCGAGCTCGCCGCGCACGCCAACGTCACCGTCGACGCGTACGCCGAGGCTGAGGCCGACCGGCTCGCCTTCTGGGCGAAGCAGGCCGATCGTCTGGCCTGGTCGAAGAAGTGGGACGAGGTGCTCGACTGGTCGAACCCACCGTTCGCGAAGTGGTTCGTCGGCGGGCAGCTCAACGTGGCGTACAACTGCCTGGACCGGCACGTCGAGGCGGGCCGCGGCGACAAGGTGGCGATTCACTGGGAGGGCGAGCCGGGCGACACCCGCACCATCACGTACGCCGATCTGCACGAGTTGACCTGTCGGGCGGCGAACGCGCTCACCGACCTGGGCGTGACCGCCGGCGACCGGGTCGCCATCTACCTGCCGATGATCCCCGAGGCGGCGGTGGCCATGCTGGCGTGCGCCCGGATCGGCGCCGCGCACAGCGTGGTCTTCGGCGGCTTCTCGGCCGACTCGCTGAGCAACCGGATCCAGGACGCCAGCGCCAAGGTCGTGATCACGGCCGATGGTGGTTACCGGAGGGGCAAGCCGTCGGCGCTGAAGCCGACCGTCGACGAGGCGGTGGCGAACTGCCCGTCGGTGGACCACGTGCTGGTGGTGCGCCGCACCGGCCAGGAGGTGGCGTGGTCGGAGAAGGACCTCTGGTGGCACGAGACGGTCGAGACCGCGTCGGCCGAGCACACCGCGCAGCCGTTCGACGCCGAGCACCCGCTGTTCATCCTCTACACCAGCGGCACCACGGCCCGACCGAAGGGCATCCTGCACACCACGGGCGGCTACCTCACGCAGACGTCGTACACCGCGAACGCGGTCTTCGACCTGAAGCCGGAGACGGACGTCTACTGGTGCACGGCCGACATCGGTTGGGTCACCGGTCACTCCTACATCGTGTACGGCCCGCTCTCCAACGGGGTCACGCAGGTGATGTACGAGGGCACCCCGGACACCCCGCACAGGGGTCGTTTCTGGGACATCGTCGAGAAGTACCGGGTGAGCATCCTCTACACCGCGCCGACGTTGATCCGCACGATGATGAAGTGGGGTGAGGACATCCCGGCCGGCCACGACCTCTCGTCGCTGCGGCTGCTCGGCAGCGTTGGTGAGCCGATCAACCCCGAGGCCTGGATGTGGTACAGGGAGCACATCGGCGGCGGGGCGCTGCCCGTCGTGGACACCTGGTGGCAGACCGAGACGGGCTCGATCATGATCTCCCCGTTGCCGGGTGTGACGGCGGCCAAGCCGGGTTCGGCGATGACCCCGCTGCCGGGCATCGTGGCCGACGTGGTGGACGACCAGGGCCAGTCGGTGCCGAACGGTGGTGGCGGCTACCTGGTGCTGCGTGAGCCGTGGCCGTCGATGCTGCGCACCATCTGGGGTGACGACGAGCGGTTCATCGACACGTACTGGTCTCGGTTCGAGGGCATGTACTTCGCCGGTGACGGAGCGAAGAAGGACGACGACGGGCACATCTGGCTGCTCGGCCGGGTCGACGACGTGATGTTGGTGTCGGGGCACAACATCTCGACGACCGAGGTGGAGTCGGCGTTGGTGTCGCATCCGTCGGTCGCCGAGGCGGCCGTGGTGGGCGCGACCGACCCGACCACCGGTCAGGCGATCGTCGCGTTCGCCATCCCCCGGGGCAGCACGGACATCGCTGGCGAGGCGGGCGAGCAACTCATCGCCGACCTGCGCAACCATGTCTCGAAGACGCTCGGCCCGATCGCCAAGCCGCGGCAGATCATGCTGGTGCCGGAGTTGCCGAAGACCCGCTCCGGCAAGATCATGCGCCGGTTGCTGCGCGACGTGGCGGAGCACCGGTCACTGGGTGACGTGACCACGTTGCAGGACTCGTCGGTGATGGACCTGATCTCCTCCGGGATGACCGGCGCGAAGTCCGACGAGGACTGA
- a CDS encoding oxidoreductase, which translates to MTTDPLAPLLALADISATVERARERFDQALGHRALRRHGGQVAAEVSLRSAVASAALEGAVHEREAVRAGTVTDPVLQGALRVAGALPGLTELWPKAPRQALAKLHVLAARDMVPEAELGRPVADPVVATRLDGLAGLVAGGTKVSPLVLAAVVHGELLNLRPFAGPSGVVARGAARLVLLASGLDPRGLLAVDVGHREREPEYVGSAGAFATGTPDGLRSWLRHYMAAVEVGADQLTPIGDEILAAA; encoded by the coding sequence GTGACCACCGACCCGCTCGCACCCCTGCTCGCGCTCGCCGACATCTCCGCCACCGTCGAGCGTGCCCGCGAGCGGTTCGACCAGGCACTCGGGCACCGTGCGCTGCGCCGACACGGCGGACAGGTCGCGGCCGAGGTCAGCCTCCGCTCAGCGGTGGCCAGCGCCGCACTGGAGGGGGCCGTGCACGAACGCGAGGCGGTCCGTGCCGGCACCGTCACCGATCCGGTGCTCCAGGGGGCGCTGCGTGTCGCCGGGGCGCTGCCCGGCCTGACAGAACTCTGGCCGAAGGCCCCCCGGCAGGCGCTCGCGAAACTGCACGTGCTCGCCGCCCGGGACATGGTGCCGGAAGCCGAACTGGGCCGCCCGGTGGCCGACCCGGTGGTCGCGACCCGCCTGGATGGGCTGGCCGGGCTGGTCGCCGGTGGCACGAAGGTCTCCCCACTGGTGCTCGCCGCCGTCGTACACGGGGAGTTGCTGAACCTGCGCCCGTTCGCCGGGCCGTCCGGCGTGGTGGCCCGGGGGGCCGCCCGTCTGGTGCTGCTCGCCAGCGGCCTCGACCCGCGGGGCCTGCTCGCGGTCGACGTCGGCCACCGTGAGCGGGAGCCCGAGTACGTCGGCTCGGCCGGCGCCTTCGCCACCGGCACCCCGGACGGGCTGCGGTCCTGGCTGCGCCACTACATGGCCGCCGTCGAGGTGGGTGCCGACCAACTCACCCCCATCGGCGACGAGATCCTCGCCGCCGCCTGA
- a CDS encoding HAD family hydrolase: MGRSAAFFDLDKTVIAKSSALAFGRPFYRDGLITRRDVVKSAYAQLMFRLGGTDEQTMARTRDYLAALCKGWQVEQVRQIVAETLHELINPYVYAEAAALIEEHQAAGRDVVLVSASGEEMVRPIGELLGVTDVIATRMTVQDGRYSGEVEFYAAGPSKVEAVGELAAARGYDLADSYAYSDSYSDRPLLECVGHPSVVNPDRQLRKLASENAWPVLEFRHPIPLGRRLRERPAVPVAAAALGVGVGVAIGIAWYGRHRRTRAAASA, from the coding sequence GTGGGCCGAAGTGCCGCTTTCTTCGATCTAGACAAGACCGTCATCGCCAAGTCGAGCGCCCTGGCGTTTGGTCGGCCGTTCTACCGGGACGGGCTGATCACCCGGCGTGACGTGGTCAAGTCGGCGTACGCGCAGCTGATGTTCCGGCTGGGCGGCACCGACGAGCAGACCATGGCCCGAACACGGGACTACCTGGCCGCGCTCTGCAAGGGCTGGCAGGTGGAGCAGGTCCGCCAGATCGTCGCGGAGACACTGCACGAGCTGATCAACCCCTACGTGTACGCCGAAGCCGCCGCCCTGATCGAGGAGCACCAGGCGGCCGGGCGGGACGTGGTGCTGGTCTCGGCGTCCGGCGAGGAGATGGTCCGGCCGATCGGCGAGCTGCTCGGGGTGACCGACGTGATCGCCACCCGGATGACGGTGCAGGACGGCCGGTACAGCGGCGAGGTCGAGTTCTACGCGGCCGGTCCGAGCAAGGTCGAGGCGGTCGGCGAGTTGGCTGCCGCCCGGGGCTACGACCTGGCCGACTCGTACGCCTACTCCGACTCGTACAGCGATCGCCCGCTCTTGGAGTGCGTCGGCCACCCGAGCGTGGTCAACCCGGACCGGCAGCTGCGCAAACTGGCCTCGGAGAACGCGTGGCCGGTGCTGGAGTTCCGGCATCCGATCCCGTTGGGCCGCCGCCTGCGGGAGCGGCCCGCCGTCCCGGTGGCCGCGGCCGCTCTCGGGGTCGGGGTGGGCGTGGCCATCGGCATCGCGTGGTACGGCCGGCACCGTCGCACCCGCGCTGCCGCCAGCGCGTGA